The nucleotide window GCTGGGAGGAAGAGCCCTATTTCACATGGGGAAATTGAGTCTGAGGATAAGGATAAAACAAACCAGCAAATTGAATAGGGCATCAGGCCAAACCTAAGGGAACAAGCAGAAAATACATCAGGAGGGATTCCAGGAAGAACGACCGAGAGTGTTGTTCCACAATACaatgggagatgggaggaggctgTGGGCTCTCCATCGCTGCAAGGCGACCTGAGAGCCTCCTcctgccaatcaatcactggtgcaGTGCAGAGGGGGGTCTTAGGGACCCACAGGAGGGTGAGGTCTGCAGAGGTACCCAGGGGAGGAGCAGACCAGATctcaggaggtggggttttagtgGAAGGAGTTCACTGGACCTAAAACAACTGTGTCCGGGAAGACTGTTTCAGCCAAGGATCGGTCTGCAGGACCATGAGACCAACGGTCCCTCACCCTGGCTCGGGGCTGCGAGAGCTTTCCCATGGCAAGACTACCCCACGACCTCCAGCCCTGGTCCCTCTTCCATAAAGTGTGTCTTGGGCTTTAGATGGTGAGACAGAGCAGACATTGGGGGGATCGCCCCACCAGAGGAGGAAACCAGACCGTGGCAATCTGTTGGTAATTGttacttcctctcctctgctgggcTAGGAATGCTGAGGCCTTGCTTCCTGCCCTGGGGAACACCGGCCCagcagccataataataatggtacttattaagtgcttactatgtaccaagcattgttctaagcactggggtagatacaaggtaatcaggttgtcccacgtggggctcacagtcttaatccccattttacagatgagggaactgaggcacagagaagttaagtgacttgcccaaggtcacacagcagacaagtggcagagtcggcattagaacacacgacctctgactcccaagtccatgctctttccacgaagccaccctgcttctcatgttggtcagtctccccctctaggctgtaagctcactgtgggcagagaacatgtctagatTTGctagtttgtactctcccaagtgcttagtacaatgctttgcacacaataagtgctcaataaatactagggattaattgattaatctcctccaaaaggccttccctaattaaatcctcatttcccctttttccactcccttctgcgtcacttttTGCACTtcaatttgcatcctttattcagccctctctcatccccacaggacttccatacatatccataatttatttgtttattaatgtctgttgtgggcaggaaatgtggggcaggaaacgtgcctaccgaacctgttgttttgtattctctcaagcactcattACCGTGCTCTgagtacaataagcactcagtaaataccattgactgattgattccagagtCCATAGGCTTCTCAGCATTGGATTAGTTTCTGCTGGGAAGCGGATCTACTGTCCGGCCATGCTGGAGGGACGCAGCAAGGCTGGATCAGTGGCGAGCTGCTAAAGAGACTCCAAGTCTCCAAGTagtttgcctgactacttgttttgttttgcctcttttaggctgtgagctcaatgttgggcagggattgtctctgttgctgaacagtacattccaagcgcttagtacagtgctctgcacacagtaagcgctcaataaatacgattgattgaatgaatgaatgaaagtctcctAGGGCCTCTGGGCCATGTAGGTCTCTCCTGctggaagcagtgaggtctagtggaacagcataggcctggaagtcagaggacctatattctaatcccagctctgtcacttttccatgcctcagttttctcatctgcaaagtggagattcaatgcaTGTTTTGtctcctcattagactgtgagtcctatgtggggtggggactgtgtttgacttatCTTGcacataccccagtgtttacttagAATGGGTATAGACAGGTATAATTTGCATAAGAGGTCCATCGAGACTGTTTTCATACTGTCCCTCAGCACATTTTTATCACCTAGTTGTTCATTGATTAATCCTCATCTGTTTCCcctttgttcctcctcctctcctgggcGGAGACCCTCCACTTCAGAGGTGGGAGAATCCACTGCTGCTGCTCATGAGGAGAGATCCTGCTTAGCCTATGGACCCCCTTTTCTGGGTAATTGTCTATTCTGTGCCAGGTGTTAATGCTATTGGCTCATGCTGATTCATAATAGCCCCCTGAATGCTAAACAATTCACCCATAGTCCTCCACTTTGCTTAGTGCCTTCCCCTATAATCCCTCCCTTAAAATACTgaattattaataatggcatttgttaagtgcttattatgtgccaagcacttgtatccaggcccttctgactcccacgaccgttctctatccactatgtctatctgttaccgatttgtacattccaagcgcttagtacagtgctctgcccagagtaagctctcaataaatactactaaatgaatatgTCCTGCTGCTATTATTCTGGGATATTAGGGAAGATTGCCACCAGAGAGGCTGAGTAAGCCTTTTGTGAGAAGGTTGTCTGTGACTGCGACTCAGAAACCAGTCGCCTTCTTGTGAATGGCCAGGAAGCCCTTCAGTGAGTGGCCTGTGGATTAGAGCAtgtgcctgaaagtcagaaggacttgagttctaatcccagctctgccacttgtctggtctgtgacattgggaagtcacttaacttctttgttgacacagttatctgtaaaatgggtgttaagattgtgagccccgtgtgggacagggactgggtccaacccaatttgcttgtattcaccccagaacttagttcagtgtccggcacataataagtgctttataaataccacatttactattattactgtggcacCAAAGGCCAAGAGAGCCTCCAGTGAGTGGTCAGTGATCTGGGGACACTGCTGTGAATGGTCAGTGATGTCTGGTGTTGCAGAGGACCCTCCTGAGAATTCCCTCCTGAGTGGCCAGTGGAGATGGTGGTAATAGAGGCTGGGTGAGTGGTCAGTAGTGCAGAGGCCAGGGGTCTTCCTGTGAATAGTCAGTAGTTTCTGGTgctgcagaggctgggggagccTCCAGTTAGTCAGTCATTGATGACTGCTACTCAGAAGCCAGGGGACTCCCCTGTGTATGGTCAGGGATCCTCCGGCGAGTGGCATAGGGTGACTGTGCTTGCGGAGGCCAGGGAGTCTCTGGTGAATTAGTCACAGCTGTGGTGAGTTTACCACAGCCATTGCAGGGGTCAGAGGAGAGACCCATAGTTTTGTCACAGCTACTGCAGTGGTGGGGGTCAGGATCCCCCCTTGAGGAAGGTTTTGCCCACGGGCCAGAACCATGAGGAGGCAGACCACTATTATACCCTGCTTGACATCCAAACAGGCTCAGGGAGTTAATGAAACCCCAGGGGTGGCTGAGTCCATACAGGCTGATGTCCCTCCCCAATAAAGGCAGTCTGATTCCAAGATCCGTGGTACAGGAAGAtgctccaaaacccattcatCACATCCAGCCCTGTAAAGAAACTTGCCTCGTGGGAGGTCCGGATCTACATCTCTATATCTCTTCATCTCTGCATCTCTTGCCATTCCATTTGGTGAGTGGAATTGGGGTCTGGTTTATGGTTCAGGAAAATCAGTAGGCTCCAGTGCTATTCAGTTTTCAAacttgaaggcacagctcctccaagaggctttccctgactaagccctcttatcctcttctcccactcccttgtgcatcagcctgacttgttccctttattcatgcccacccccacccccaaagcacttacgtacttatccataattttgttaatgaattgtacatcgccttgattctatttagttgccattgtttttatgagatgttcttccccttgacgctgtttagtgccattgttcttgtctgtccgtctcccccgattagactgtaagcccgtcaaacggcagggactgtctctatctgttgccgacttgttcatcccaagcgcttagtacagtgctctgcacatagtaagcgctcaataaatactattgaatgaatgaatgaataattatattaatgtctccccttctagactgtaagctcattgtggggagggaatgtgtctgtttactgttatatggtactctcccaagtgcttagtatagcgcttctgtacactgtaagggctcgataaatacaactgactgataaaCAGGTCCTTCAGGCTCAAGCTCTCTGTAAAGCACACCACCTTTCAATCCACCCACTCCCATCACTTCAGCTACCCCTGAAATATCCACTCTGCCTTTTTGGGGATGGGGTATCGTATTCATGTTGCTGGATCCTTTATATCTGGTTTTAGTGCTACTGGCCTGTGCTGATTCACTGTAGCCCCTAGAGCAGTAAAGCAGTAGAGAGTTTACCTAGGATCCTCCACTTTGTTTGATGCCTTCCCTGATATCAAGCAAAACTCTTTGCAGTCAGCCTCAATGATCTTCACCATCTGGCCCCAATTTACCTAGCTGTTGCCTTCACAGGCTATTTCCCTTTTGCTGTATTGATTCCCCACAAACCAAAGCTGAAGCCCACTCTTGCCCTCTATCCTcctgcctccgtcccctcactcTAATTGCTCCCCCAGCTTGGAATTCTCTCTTCCAGGCAGacgacagctctccccacattcaaagccctcctaaagccCCACCTCTTCTACCaagctattttttttatggttcttgttaagcatttactttgtgccaggctctgtactgaacactggtgtagatagaagataatcagtttggacacagtccctgtcccacaaggggctcacaatctaaatatgaGGATGTAAGATTTCATGCCAtttcaagatgaggaaaccaaggtatagggaaggtaagtgacttgtccaaagtcacactgtagacaaatgGGAGACATGGGATTAGGAATAAAGGGATAGTCCAACCCTCAGTTTTACCTGATTTGCCCAAAGAATCTGTTTGTGAAATCCTGGTTGCTGAGAGTGTGGGCACTATGTTGAAGGAGCAAAGATGTCACAATTGAAGTCTCAGGTGATGTTAGCAATGTGTAACATCTTAATAAGGTCTCCTAATTTGGTTTTTGATGGATCCCCAAATCAGTTTAGGGGAAGACAAGTAAGatgggagggcactccaggaatTGAAGGTTTGGGAATGAGAGGGACAATGTATGAAGCAGGAAAATCCAGAGTCCAATAGCCCTGTGCATGTAGAGAAGTAGGTGAAATTCCATTTCACCATTAATACTGAATTCCCCAGTATAAGGGGTTGGATTTTTcaggttttaaaaaaatacaaggcTTTATTAGGTCTTTGTTCTGTTTAAATATGGTACTTACATTTCAAAAATTGGGGGTTTTAACTTTTACAATTTACATGCAATATGTATtaaccacttattgtgtgcagagcacttactgtttggaaaagtacaatataagagttggtagacatgatccctgcctacagtctaccctgtttacagtctacaatgtctttttttttgcatttacaAACCAAATGAACAAATTAAAGTTAAAATTTGGAGGGTTTACCTTGCAGTTTAACTCTTAATCCTCAGAAGATATTTGGAGCAGAATAAACTAGGGTTAAATCTGTTAAATCCTAGAGTTCCAAACCTAAAACTAGATGGGAGGGATCACAGCAGAGCAAGGCTGTAGATTAAAACTGAGtccagaaggagaaagaaggtgggaaatactctcacatttcctcctgccttcagaccaCCTCTACATGTCCTGCCAACAgctcaaactaaacatatccaaaactcaactccttgtcttcccaccaaccccgtcctccccttgattttcccatcactgtagacaaatcCACTATCCTCCGTGGCCAACGAGCTCTTAATCCCAGCATAATCttcaatttatctctctcattcaactaaaATATgcagtctgtctccaaatcctatcaattctaccttctcataatctctagaatctgccctttccaaccAAGTTACCAATTGCTACCAAGCTAACTcaagcactcatttcctgccttgactactgcatcactctTCTCGCTGACATCCCCATAAcccatctttcccttttcctctctccagcccatacttttcGTTGCTCCTCAGACCATATTAATGGAAAAATGTTCAGCCTACATCCCCACTCTTCAAATATTTCCAgcaattgcccatccacttcctcatcaaacataaactccttaccatctactttaaagcacttaatcaactcaccccatcctaccttacctcactgatttcctattatagcCCAGCTGGCACAACTGACTCCTCTAGCCCCACCTGGCTCATTATGCCTGGTTCTCGCCTACCTCACCACTAACCCctatcccacatcctccctcaagcctgaagctcctcctccttcttatatgacagaccaccactctccccacttcaaagcctttttaaaattgtATCTTCAAGAGCCCTAAATTTTTGGATAGGTGACAAATAGACAACAGAATACAGAAAATTAAAGTGGAATGTTTGAAGAAGTTGTGGCATCAGGTTTCTCTCCTGGCATCCCCaacaaagccttcatttcccctaccccctcaCCCTTCtttatcactcttgcacttgaatctgcaccctttaaacacttgatattcaccacaccctcagtcccataacacttacatccataattaattttgctgtctgcctccccccttctagactgtgagcccgttgttgggtagggattgtctccatctgttgctgaattgtactttccaagtgcttagtacagtgctttgcacatagtaagcattcaataaatacaaatgaatgaattaatgaatagggtttgagggagtacaatagagtaggcaggcacaattcctgccctcagggagctctcaCACTAGTACCTGCTAGGATAGCATCATGACCTcgtggaaataataacaataattgtggtatttgttaagtagttattgcatgcaagcaccgtactaatccctgggatggttacaagcaaatagtgttggtcccacatggagctcacagtttccatccctattttacagatgaggtaactgaggcccagagaagtgaagggacttgcccaggtcccacagcagacctgggTAGatccacagcagagctgggattagaaactatgactttctgactcccaggcctgggttctagccattACGCAATGCTACGACCATGGGGGTGGATGTCAAAGAATGGgtcctaatgccagctctgtaatttgtctgctatgtggtcttgggcaagtcacttcacttctctgtgcctcaattacttcatctataaaatggggattaaatcctattccccctACTTaggccaggagccccatgtggaactagaATGggcctgtatccagcctgattcatttgtaactacaccagtgcttggaacaatccTTGGCagaattattaataacaaatattaATTCTGATGGCTGCAAACATCCAAGACCTCCCCATGCCTTCCCTCAACCTTCTCTCACCCACCCTTCTGCTCCCACCAACTCCCTCTGGAGGTGCTGAAGGGAACATAGAAGTGAGTGAGCATCTCCTGATCTCCTGAGCATCAAAACATCTCCTCCTTCCAACTCTTCTATTGACCCCATGTGAATGGGTTGggaatggtaacaataataataataatgttggtatttgttaagtgcttactatgtgcagagcactgttctaagtgctggggtagatacagggtaatcaggttgtcccacatgaggctcacagtcttaatccccattttacagatgagataactgaggcccaaagaagttaagtgacttgcccagtcacacagctgaccagtggcaaagctgagattcgaactcatgacctccaattcccaagcccatgctctttccactgagccatgctgtattaagcacttcattcattcaatcatatttatagagcacttactgtgtgcagagcactgtactaagcacttgggagactataatacaataataataataataatgttggtatttgttaagcacttactatgtgcagagcactgttctaagcgctgggggagatacagggtaatcagtttgtcccacgtgaggctcacagttaatccccattttcagatgagggaactgagacccagagaagttaagtgacttgcccacagtcacacagctgacaagtggcagagccaggattcaaacctatgacctctgactccaaagcccgggctcttttcactgagccacactgcttctctaagcagacacattccctgcccacaacgagtttctgtctagaggtggggagacgggcattaatataaataacagatatgtttatgttggtatttacatatgtacaaaagtgttatgggtctgggagggggggaagaacaaagggagcaagtcagggcaatgcagaagggagtgggagaagaggaaaggggggcttagtaagggaagggctcttggagagatgtgctaTCAATatggcattgaaggtggggagagtaattgtcagaatttgaagagggagggcattccaggctagaggagcctgggcttgggagtcagaggccttgggttcaaatcccagccctgccatttgtcagctgtgtgactgtgggcaagtcacttcacttctctgtgcctcagttacctcatctgtaaaatggggattaactgtgagccttacgtgggacaacctgatgaccctgtatctatcccagtgcttagaacagtgctctgcacatagtaagcacttaacaaataacattattaagtATTAAAGTTGAGCTTATaaaccagatcctccgactctcaggctcatgctctttccattaggccaggctgcctgtTTGCAAGCCTGATTTCCAGCCTCGATCATTATGCTCGTTGTTGCcagagaacgtgtttaccaactctgttgtattgtactctcccaaacacttagtacagtgctctgaacacagtaagtactcaataaataccattgatgaggatgatgtttAAGCAGTCTCTCTCATCATAGGAACTGGTGGGCCGAGACCTTCCTGCCACTCATAATGGCTGCTTTCAACAGCAGCAACTTCAGGCCTTTCTTACTGACTGGCTTCCTGGGCCTGGAGTCCACACACCACTGGATCTCCGCGCTCTTCTTCATGTTGTATCTGATCGCCATCTTGGGCAACAGCACCATATTAGTGGCAATCAAGAAGGAACGCAGTCTCCAGCAGCCCATGCACTTATTCCTGTCTCTGCTGGCCATCTCCGACCTGGGCCTGTGcaccactaccctccccaccctgctgaAACTCTCCTGGTTTGACGACCGAGAAATCGGCTTTGATGCCTGCCTGGTTCAGATGTTCTTCATTCATGTCTTCTCTCTGATAGAATCGGGCATCCTGCTGACCATGGCCTTCGATTGCTTCGTAGCCATATCCCACCCCCTGAGATACAGGGCCATTCTGAACCAGATGACGATTGCCAAGATTGGGATCGGGATCATCCTGAGGGCTGTGGCTGTCATCCTTCCGGGGCCTATCCTCATTAAGAGGCTGAAGTTCTGCGAAGCCAACGTCCTCTCCCACGCCTACTGCCTGCACCCCGATATCATCAAGCTGGCTTGCTCCGACCACAGGATCAGCAGCATCTATGGCCTGATGGTCGTTCTCGTCACCTTCGGGGTCGACTCACTGCTCATCTTGCTCTCCTACCTGAAGATCCTCGCCACAGTATTCAGGCTCGCGTCTGCACAGGAGCAACGCCGGGCCCTTGACACCTGTGTCTCCCACATCCTAGCTGTCCTGTTGCTCTACGTGCCCATGTTGGGTGTCTCCATCATTCACCGCTTCGCCAAACACATCCCTCCCGTGATCCACACCATCATGGGCTACATCtacctcctggtcccacctgtgCTCAATCCCATCGTCTATTGTATCAAGACCAGGGAGATCCGGGCCCACCTCCTTAAACTCTTCTCCCAGAAGTAGGAAATGGACAGGGAGCCCAGCCCATCCATGGCTCTTCTGGGGCATGTGTCCGGCTGACACCCGAACATGAGAATGGAAAGAGCAAACAGAAAACGTTCGAACTATTGGTCCACCAGTCAGGGACTGGAGAAAAGATGGGGTGGAAAGAGTAGACATTCTTTCTTGGGTAATGGAGGACCTCCAGGTCGAATCTCGCCTGCCAAATGCAAAATAGAGGGGGGGGAGCCATAAGCCTATTTCCACTTGGGCCATCTCCTCCCATAGACTGCAAGGCCCTGGCTTCTTGCCGTAGGCCATTTTGTCAGGCCTCCCCTGAATACTGCTCAAATATATAGCCCACTTTAAAGAGTGGAGACTCTGATGGATGATTCCAAGGCCAGAGAAAGAAAACTCTGGGGAAATATCACAGAAACTAATAATGGACCTGTTGGATATTCAAAAGAACTTCCAGAGTGACAACATTTTGTATGAAAGTGGGAGATGCTACAGATGCTTGTAATACTAATAAACGTagctttttataatatttgttatgcacttactaagcaacaggcactgttctaagcgctggggtagatacaagataatcaggttggacacagtccctatcccacatggggctcacagtcttaatccccattttacagataaagtaaccaagaaccagagtagttaagtgactttcccaagatcacacagcaaagtggtggagtcaagattagaagccaggtcctctcactcccaggcacaGGAGGTTTCCACTAGACAACCCTGCTACTCTTGGCACTGTGTCTGGAGTTTCACAACTTCTGTAATCATCCTATGCTTCCACAATCTGCAGGTTCTAAGGAAACTCTTACCTACCATGTATTTTCTCACCagaggtttttggggggggggggtgggggttgttatttgttaagctcttcctgtgtgtcaaatgctgttctaagtactgggatagatacaagttgggttcgacacccggctctgccacttgtcagctgtgtgactgtgggcaagtcacttaacttctctgggcctcagttctctcatctgtaaaatggggattaactgtgagcctcacgtgggacaacctgataaccctgtatctaccccagcgcttagaacagtgctctgcacatagtaagcgcttaacaaataccaccattattattacaagttaattaggatgggcacagtcctgtcccttatggggttcatagtctaagtaggagggagaaaaggagaattgaggcccagagaagataagtgatttgcccagggtcacacagcaagctattggcagaatgaggattagaacccaggtcctttaactcccaggcccatgctatttccactaggccatgctgcttctaaaatttTGTCCAACAATCAAGGCAAGATGGAATATCCTcct belongs to Ornithorhynchus anatinus isolate Pmale09 chromosome 2, mOrnAna1.pri.v4, whole genome shotgun sequence and includes:
- the LOC100088040 gene encoding olfactory receptor 51L1-like; this encodes MLQNPFITSSPVKKLASWEVRIYISISLHLCISCHSIWNWWAETFLPLIMAAFNSSNFRPFLLTGFLGLESTHHWISALFFMLYLIAILGNSTILVAIKKERSLQQPMHLFLSLLAISDLGLCTTTLPTLLKLSWFDDREIGFDACLVQMFFIHVFSLIESGILLTMAFDCFVAISHPLRYRAILNQMTIAKIGIGIILRAVAVILPGPILIKRLKFCEANVLSHAYCLHPDIIKLACSDHRISSIYGLMVVLVTFGVDSLLILLSYLKILATVFRLASAQEQRRALDTCVSHILAVLLLYVPMLGVSIIHRFAKHIPPVIHTIMGYIYLLVPPVLNPIVYCIKTREIRAHLLKLFSQK